One Acropora palmata chromosome 2, jaAcrPala1.3, whole genome shotgun sequence genomic window, AAGAACCTTCAGAGAAGAGTAAAGAACGAACCAACACTTTCATGCTTTGTTATGACTCACTTTTAAGCATTGCTATGAAGTGACAGCTTTTCCCAATAAATTATGGTGGAAACCCTGTTGCCAATCTTGCTCACCCTGAAATTTGagttatatgtatatatatttaacaattattgcttGAGCGCAAtatctgagtcaatagccttAAGCCTCGTGGGCTATTGACTTTGAGGCCAATTGATTATTTTAATGACTGTACACGACTGTTTGTACAGTGAAAGATTTGAATTTACCAAATTCTACATGaattttgtgttttatcaATACTAATAGACTCATCACATCTTCAATGgtctcttcttttttatttctccttttttttctacggtatgtctttttattttgcaaggTTCCAGTTTCCTTAACTCTCTTCTGGAAGAAAACCTCCATTCGTCACTAACATCACTTCCTAAATTAATGAGAACAAGTGAGGATGTCAAGAAAATACACAGCTTGAATCTAGTGCTAGGCTACTTGAACCTTCTTGAGAAGAGATTTAGCAGCTTGCTAAATTCATCATCACACCTCAGGAGATTATCCCTTGCTCTTGTACAGGTAATGAAAACGTCATTTTCAAACTTTAGTCTGGCAAAGCAGTGTtgtccctaagttttagctcagcaggtgagggacaattcctgactgGTATTtgttaaaacaacttatatagttttagtaaacctgCAAGAGGTTGCTGGcagtaagaactgttgcttgaggcggtaaattttacagttaccgcctgataaggagaacactgtaAAGACATACAAGGGGTTGTTTTGCCATTTAATTTTATCATGCATTTGCACACTGTCACGTTCATTCTGGTGccttaaaaattaatattatgtATTGCTTTTTTATAGGTTCTTGAATTTGATGTAAGTGATGTTGGAATTGTAGAGGAACGCACCCCCTCTCTGTCCGAGACTGCTGTTCTGCCATCTGAAACTAAAGGAGAGAATCCAATGTCATTTCCTGCAAGCCAGTTTGCTAACAGCAAGTACCCTAAATaccgtttcaagcattttgcTGATGAGAAAGTTAGAGTAGCTGTCACCCAATTATGTAACATGCTTGGTTACTATGGCAACCTTTCTCTGTTAACTGACCACTTCCTTGATTTGTTCCATGAATCCAAGTGCTATCAGAAACAAGCTGTTTATATTATGAATGAAATAGTGTCAGGTTTCTCAAATAGAAGACTCAGTGAAGAGTCAATTAAGTCAGAAGGTAAGTTGTGTTAAAAGGTAATATTTCAGACAACCAGCATGACCCACAAGACTGCAGCTTAACCCACTTCCTGCAGCATGAAGCATATGAGAATCTTGTTCCCTTCCCCTCCCCACCACAACATATTGAATGCCAGCTCATTGAGTTTATGTTTTACTTGATAATGGCATGAAGCGACATAAAAGAAATGACTTGTATAGCTTTCAAAGTTTATATTTTATCAATCAGTTTTTTCTTATTGATTTTAATAACCTTCtgtattaaattttgtaacaaaataTCACTTAAAATGAACACATCTTAATAAAAGAATCAACATGGGCTTTTCAAGTAAGGCTACATACGTGTCAGTATTATTTTGAAACTTACacttatcatcattattgagCTTGAtcattcaatcattttttgtctttgacaGGTATTGGAAGTGCTGAATGTGCAGTTGAAAATAACCATGGAAAACTGCAAGAAATTCATGATTCTGTGGGACTGTTGATTACAGAATACCTATCTGATGGAAACTGGAACCTTGTCACCTCAAATTCTCCTTCATGGCACAAAGACATTTCTTCAGatccaaatgattttctttctgggaaaaaagaagaaaagcaagcaaaagctctttcatttgaaatcCTTAATAGCAATATTCAGCTCACTTGTCTATTTCTTGAGGCGATaggtttgttttcaaatgtgtATACATCGCAGTTTGAGCAATTCTTAATGAGAGTCTTGTTTCCAATAATGGTGAAACTTGGTGATGATAATGCAGCTGTCAGCCGCTCAGCATACGAAACTCTGGCTCATATTTGTAGAAGCTGTGATTATGAATCAGTGGATGAGCTCATTGCAAGAAATGCAGACTACCTGGTGAATGCAATATCACTTGACATTAAGTATGTGTTTGTGAATCGCAGAGCACCCTCTGTGTTGAAAGTTATGATCCAGTACAGCAACTCCACCATTCTGTCTATCATTGAGGACACACTTATGCAgatattttttgtgattgatCTTTATCCTGATGAACTTTTGGATTTGTTGATAAATGTACTGCATACACTGGTGCAGAAGATCAACAAATGGTTTCCACCTCCGGCAGAAGAACATAGAAAAGAAGAAGGTGAAGTTGAGGTGAGGTACACATAAAATAATGCATTGATTGCACCAACAAGatcttccttttttaaacTATCTTTTGTTTGTGAACTACTATCTTTTGTTTGTGAACTACACATTCTGATCAGTGgtttgattgtttttgttgcttttaatTAAGTAACATTATTGTAGAAGCAGAGGGTAGTGGGTGTGGTGTTATCCCTAAACCTTTATTTTGATATTGAATCTAAATTTTAAAAGGTACTGAAGGTTAAGTTTGATCTGCCAACAATAAAATCTTTGTTTGGTTTTACATAAGTGTTTTAAAATGAGCATTTCTCTTTCTTGGTGACTTAAATGTTTGTAAATTTGTGGAGGAAAAGTATCGAGTACAAAATACTAACCTCTTACGTACCGAGCGCGAGGGCcatactggggaatattggcccaaAGTTgtgacagtacggaccgagtGCAGCGAGGTGCGGACAAAAACGACcaagggccaatattccccggtacagcccgagcaagctcggttagtaagtagtttattatatggcactctgttcctgatagtaaatgcacttccggtggcttgcacttaaaaaatgttcgttGTCTTCAtccttctttgaaatttcagaaaaatgccaatctttttagcttctgctggtagtttcaatgtgaagaatgacaattttcacacttttttttcgcagtcttggttgcaaatgttgaatttgctggctttgctccaaaacaaaaatacacggattggGCCGTTTCCAAggaaacggtccgtactgcaacATCCTGActgagaaagaaccaatcagagcacagggatttgcctaggactgggtttgccatataataaaaaacaataattattattatgcttaCACTaatacttttttcattttaacaaaaatgcaTCTCAAACAGAAAGTATTGCAAGACACTAAAGCAACCAACCTGTCATCTGGGGAAATCAGGCAATTCTTCTTGGATTATCATAAACGAAAGCAACAGTCCATGGGGAACTTTGAAACTGAAGAACAGGAAGatgaaattataaaagaatCTAACAAGAGTGTGACTGAGGAAGCATTTGAACCTGATAAGAAACCTGAATTTCCACGACATGTGAAGTATGTCACACAGGTTGGTACAgttggaataataataataataataataataataataataataataataataataataataataataataatgataataataataatcattattattattattattattattattattattatcagtttTTATTATGATGGGCTAgagctcgaaacgtcagctttctaaatctttcccgtgataattcaacctttaccAGAACATGAGACATCGCCAAGGCCAATAGTTCAGTGAACGTCCAAATAAATGTCTGTTAGATAAAGCTTGTCTTGAACGGTGGACATTCTGCTggaaatgataatgatgatgatgatcatcatcatcataataataatcattacaaCATGATGATCGCACTTATGCAAGAGCAAAAGAGGACCTGAATAACTCAGGCCTTAACGGAATatgaaaccaaaacaatgcGGATTGTGTGTTCTTCCCTTCATTTAAGTAACGGGTGTGCacgcgaattttttttttccaaataaaaattcaaaattctctcGGAGCGTGTGTCCTGttccttatttttttgtatctcGCTCGCCGAAATTCAGAAACTACTTGTAATCTACATAACTGGTAACTTAGTATTGTATGTTTATAGGTGCTGGAAAAGTGTATTCATTTTCTGTCATCAAAGTCCCCATGGCTGCGACTTTTAGTGCTAGACACAATTGAGGCTGGAATTCaagctctcagccaatcagaaaaccAGCTGCTACCAATGATTCACCGATTATGGCCAGCAATGGTCAAGAGGTTCACAGACAGTGAACAAGTAAGGATCAATATTGAATGAACTACAAGTAAAGAACTGAATCCAGTATTTTGAAAGCCGATTAAAGTGTCTCTCAACCCCAGACCTTTTCAGGCGTCAGTTGTTTGCACCAACGGTAACTTTATGACTCCTGAAGCAATGTTTTACATGTTTAAGCTGTCAGAAGCTGTTTCTATTTGTGGAGAGAAAAGATTTGGAGTACAAAAATGGTGTTTATACACGCAAAGAATTCAGTTATGTGCCCCGTCATAAATCATCTCATATCTGTAAGCTTGATAACAGCAGAAGCTACAGGTCATAGAGACCAGTAAAAAGAGAGGTCTGGAAGAGCTAAAggatttttcctttcagttGGGTTTCTTAAGCAcgttttattcatttcaaatgtttctttcacTACAGCAGTTGAATGTGTCCTCATGAAAAGTACACCTTATGAATTATCATAACTAATATTTCTCATTGCCTTGCCATTCTTGAAACTCCAGGTTGTTGCAATCAAAGCTGTGAATGTACTCTCTACGATGGCAGGAGCTTCAGGCACTTTCATGCAACGCCGAGTCATCAAGGATGCCTTCCCTCCTATGATCAAGTTCTTGGACAAGCAAGCCCAAGTGAGCATCAAATCAGGCCCACTCTATTCTCATTCCCAGATTTTCAAGCTGCAGTTAACGGTGTTAAGGAACTTGGGATCTTTGTGCAAGCAGCTGGAAGTCAGTGATACCAATCTGAGccctttggttttggtttgtggTCAGTACCTGAGCTTTCGACAACCCAAGGAACTACAACAGGTCAGTGAGGCTCATTTCATTTCTCGGATTTTGACCTTTTTGACGACTCTTTACTCGAAActtatcaaaacaatatttcaaaGATTATTTTACCGACCGCACCTTTCGCCCCACCATCATCAAGCGATACCTGTGGCGAGCACGAAATCTACTGAGTGGACTGGGAATAAGGGAGATGGAGCCTTGTCCTTGCTCACTCGGGAATTTATCGCTCTCCCCAGGTCTTACTCGCTATTGCCAACAGAGAGTGTGAGCAATGTGAACGAAGAGAAATTTTGTTACCTCCAGTGGAAGAAGCCTTCAAACAAACGATATTATGCTTTGTAAACACATCATATCCTTCTTTCCTGTTCCTTGATCCCAGTTCGAAAAgaggaatttcaaaaaaaatttgaaaacgttaTTTACCGATCTAGGTCAGTCTGTAtcggaaaaaaaactgtttccgaGGTCTTTAGTATGGTCTAGGGCCGAACTGAAAACCATGCATGGGCTCAGTTTTTTCCTACACGGACCTCCAACCCGGGAATTATTATGTTTGTAGGACCGCCCTTGTGTAGATGTAGAGATCTATTCACAGTGAAAATTATTAACTTCACCTCTGTGACGTTTTGTGTGTGTTATCAGGTGGCCTTAGAGACATTCAAAGATTTTGCATCAGTGGAACCGGATCTCATCTGGCTGAGCCTGAATGACCTGTACTGTCCGAGAGAATTTAACCCACCGCATCAGGCCTTGAAACCAGTCAAACTGGCAGGAGTCGGTCCGCAGAGTAAAGAGTACGCGGACAATGTCAACCTTCTGTTGTCAGCAATGTAAAAACAGCGTTCTTTTGAATTCTGTGTCGTTAAATTGTCTCTCCCATGCACTACGATGGCGTAAAATTTTTGGCGGTTTTTCGCATCTCCGTTTCAGTGAATAGAGGGAGCTTGGGAAAAGATCATAAcagaagaaattgttttaagtGCGTAATTTTCAGCGAGAGCAACAAACCCGGCTCACAAAAAGTGTCGAGTGTCCTGGGATTGATAACAGAGGGTCACTATGCCAATCCGTCTCCTCTCtccacattttctttcaaatgtggGCGAGAAGACTAAACGAAAGGGCCTGTGAGGTCGCGCTTGATCAGAACATGCTGTGCACGTGCCATTTACTTGGAAGCATTGGACAACATAACGGTGCTCACGTGCGCATGTTCAGTTTGGATTGTTAGGATAATCAACGTCTTTGCGCCGACGTGTCGACGTAAGGTGAAAAGACAATTCACAGACAAATCCGCGAAACAATGGCAAAAAGTACACCCATCGCTAATATGCTGCTCGTTG contains:
- the LOC141872928 gene encoding TELO2-interacting protein 1 homolog, which translates into the protein MGPDPSESFKEIRPLCNKVSKDPSPKNIGELECKLRYLDTNHLTQLVEYVLFPLKLTLQSPNVNNQVKELVVRCLDTLFTRASIGQLGTFEEMFKYLCMLLSSRDVGPGQVADLPEELKLVTVDCLSRLIQSTKLIVKGAFFSPRCLPILGHAVSILLALSEKEKARNLKLSALRCLGNLACCNSGTCLEKDKDREALESAIKDSMAMIFASFIPGISTCLCRIVTGDDKQGHVILSQAIDVWGEILSLVMNDHYLPNNPENGDDVISQLASLAVKSQFSGMQKTEETGVFNSIPENTDKLQSLKVSRTIAWFNETASKLKIILERLKVVCTNPNWKVRLALARFCDKLLTNCRNSMQACVPGMVDLLVGLTEDDYDLVASFSRTALENLSQQLGNGSSFLNSLLEENLHSSLTSLPKLMRTSEDVKKIHSLNLVLGYLNLLEKRFSSLLNSSSHLRRLSLALVQVLEFDVSDVGIVEERTPSLSETAVLPSETKGENPMSFPASQFANSKYPKYRFKHFADEKVRVAVTQLCNMLGYYGNLSLLTDHFLDLFHESKCYQKQAVYIMNEIVSGFSNRRLSEESIKSEGIGSAECAVENNHGKLQEIHDSVGLLITEYLSDGNWNLVTSNSPSWHKDISSDPNDFLSGKKEEKQAKALSFEILNSNIQLTCLFLEAIGLFSNVYTSQFEQFLMRVLFPIMVKLGDDNAAVSRSAYETLAHICRSCDYESVDELIARNADYLVNAISLDIKYVFVNRRAPSVLKVMIQYSNSTILSIIEDTLMQIFFVIDLYPDELLDLLINVLHTLVQKINKWFPPPAEEHRKEEGEVEKVLQDTKATNLSSGEIRQFFLDYHKRKQQSMGNFETEEQEDEIIKESNKSVTEEAFEPDKKPEFPRHVKYVTQVLEKCIHFLSSKSPWLRLLVLDTIEAGIQALSQSENQLLPMIHRLWPAMVKRFTDSEQVVAIKAVNVLSTMAGASGTFMQRRVIKDAFPPMIKFLDKQAQVSIKSGPLYSHSQIFKLQLTVLRNLGSLCKQLEVSDTNLSPLVLVCGQYLSFRQPKELQQVALETFKDFASVEPDLIWLSLNDLYCPREFNPPHQALKPVKLAGVGPQSKEYADNVNLLLSAM